Below is a genomic region from Henckelia pumila isolate YLH828 chromosome 3, ASM3356847v2, whole genome shotgun sequence.
ATCTTTGCTGCACTCCGCAAGCATATAACAAGCCCTGTCACAAGGGTGATGGAGCATAACTGTGAAATAATAAGAAGTCTCCAGGTTAGTAAATTTAGCAAATTAATCAGCAAAAGTACAGGTAAGTCGATTCAAAACGCATAACAAGATTACCGCGAGTTCTCCTGCTGTGGCAATGTTGATTGTGGACCTCGTTTTAATTGTAACAAGTAAGGAAACAAACTGACTTAATGTTACAAGAATCAAACTTGACAGAATGAATCGTCTAAAACGATGGCTGATGACATGAAGATTCCTTCTAATCCTGAGATGTTCTATCAAGATTGAAGCTACATCAGATTCTCCCTCAAACACCCGAGCAAAATCCTCCAGCCTAAGTATTTGCAGATAGCACGTAAGGCGGAAAAGGACACACACGAGGAAACAGATTGAGGTACGATATAGCCATGAACACAGCAGCagtatgcataaaattattttgctCAAGTAAATGTTGTACAAATAGGGAATTTGAGTTCCTCCTGAGATGAACCACCATATCTTGTACACACTAACCGCGAGAACAGAAGGGAGAACAAAAGCTGAAAGGAGCTTCATTGATCTCTGTCAAAATAAATCCGTAGGGTACTATCAAATTTGAACATCCATTTCCAAGGCAATGCAATAGAATATTAAAAAGCAAACCGAGAATTATAAGACAGATGCAAATAAATTTCAGAAGAAGCAATGCTTCTCAGTGAGTTTTCTTTGGCAACAATAGTTTCGTAATTTTAGTACTTTTGGACACCGCTCGGCTCATGAATGGTATGACGTAAGGATACAAAATATAAGGATGATAAATCAATATACTTTGACAAGACAATGATGCATGACATTGATCATTTGTGTAACTTGAACCAAGCATTGGATAAAGCAAGGAATCGATCAATTTATTTTGGATGTCAACgagtaagatgtggtagtagcACAGGTCATCAACAATACACTGGTGGCATACTAATTAATttaccaaaaattcaaaaaaaaaaaaagcacatGAAAGCAAAACAAATTCATGCTTCGTAAAGAAGATCAGTCCACACTATCAATCCCTTTCCCACACTACATATCGTAGCCACATAAAGAACCAGAACTAATCTAACTAAAGCTGAAAAATATCAACATTCAAAGGAAACAAAATACCCGTGCCAAGAGACAGCCATTTCCCAATTCTGAATCAAAGCACCAAATATTAATAAACCAACTTCGACTAACTGCATTACTTGGCTAATTGCCTTTTAAATTAACAAATCCAAATTTCACCTATAATTTTTCCATTAGTGTTATTTTCATATTCTGATGTCCTCTAAAGTAATTTTCGATCCTCCCACAATTTGGAATGTACCAAAATATGTATACCAAGTACAGAAATCGAATATACATCACTAATGAGCCAACAAATCAAACTTTTTTTCGAACTAGAATATCAGACAAGAACAGATACTTGATTCAAAAcacaaagatgaaaaaaaaactcatatacATATAAAGTTACCTGAAGCTGTTGCGTATACCCCTTTCGAACCTTTTCACTTTCATAACACAATTTATCAAGAAACAGAAATCTGCGGAGACCATATTTACGAGCAAAAGTGGAGAGACTAATGAAAGAGAGTGCCGTAAATACTGAAAGGGATAGCTGCACAACAGCATCATAAGGTCTCCGATGGTTCAGATCACAATCGGAGCAAGAAAATACAAAGTGGGATACGACCGGAATTCCAATATTTAGCAGAAAAAATATCGACCACGAAAGCCCAGTTTTCCATATACTAGAGTAATCAAGAAAGAACCATTTGAGACCAGAACTGTAACTTTTCAGCTCGAAATCGGCTTCATTGAGTGATGAGTGTGTGGGAGAAATCAGTTTGTTTTTTGGCAATAAGATCTCTTTCACCTCCGCCTCCATTTGGGTTTTGATTTCTTCAGTTTTTCGGCTACAATCGGATCACAATCGGGACATAATCCGTAAATGCCAGTGATATTTTCACCCCCGACTTaaactagaaaaaaaaaaagcacaaTTTTTTCTACTCTGTCTATCTGCATATCAACCAAAAATACAAGACAGAAGATATATAGTGTGATCTATGTAAGCGCAGCACGTAAGATGAATTTCCGGCGCTGAATATGAATGTCAAACAATAAAGAAATGGCAACCTTATGTGGCAGACTGATTTTTGGATAGCTATTGATAGTGATTTCAGCAGACTTTTCCAGCGTTTCTTGGTGGGGACAAACGAACACTTCAACTCCACTTGAAGAAGGAGATAATCAAAAGAGAATATGGAACGAGTCATTTGTCTCAAAAGCAATGGAGAACGAAAAAGGTGGAGTCTTTAAGTAGATCGGCCGGGAGTGAATGAGCTTTTGTTTTTTCGGGATAGATTGAAATACAATATTTACAATATTTGGATCATAATGGAATACAAACAATTTGGGTTGAATACTATAATttcaatgaaaataaaaaaataaaaaattaacgaGCTAATGACAGATAGTTTCAGATTTTGTTCATGACCATATATTAATATTAGAGGTGTAGTAGAATCAAGCTAACCGTGAGCAACTTATCAGTAATTTAGTCAAAAGCTCGACTCGAACTCAAAATGAGCTCGAATAGCTCAATCATTCACTCGAGCCGAGCTTGAGCTTCATTTGTTTCTGTTCGAGTAGCTCACGAGTTACTCGATAAgctacatatatataattatataaataaaaataatataaaaaatatataactattatattatatttatatatatttttatcttataataatatatataataaaaataatataaaaaatatataaatattatatatatatatatatgtttatttttcGAGCTCAAGTAACTCGAAATATACACTAGTCTAGCTCGAGTATGAAATTATTCATTTGATCgagatcgagctcgagctcgagcagACAAAATacgagtcgagctcgagctcgagtagtatgATACTCGGGCTCGACTCGACTCGTTAGCACCCCTACTGGTTACTCATGTAGACTTTTAGTTCACTGTTCATAGTATTGAACGTTTTTCTTCTTCCTCAGTttcatattttgatattttgtgtGGGCGCATGATGAATTTTGGTCGTGATTATTAAATCATTCATGTAAAGATCACTCATTCAATTATCATAATTGAGAGATGATCAATCCTATATGTTGCAAAAAATATAATTActtcattaattattaaattgattcaataaaaaaaattgcacaaaatctcttttaaaTTCACGAGTCAATTTCGTAACACGGACGAGAGATCCTTACccaatacataaaaaaaatttactttctcattataatatataaattgacTCACTCCGTCTGAAGACTAGAGAATTGTCCAATAAAATATGTTTCGGGCCCAAACAAAAGCAGTTAGCCCGTACAATTTAGGCCCAATCACATGGTGACGTGAACACATTAATCCAACGGTTCTCGTCCAACAGAAACAATGCGCACGTGGGGTATCCAATTCATGTTTTTAGTTTTAGGGTTTCAAACTCCAGCTCTGTTCTGTTATCTGGACAAGACCCCCATATTTTCACACTTCCCTTTCTAAATTCCGAAAGACCGTTTCAATCTCCTTCTATTTAGCTGCTGGATTTCCACATTCAAATCCGAAAGCAATCGATCAGTTCGATAAAGGCGGGGGATTTGTACCTGTCAGTGCTCCTTTCTTTCCCTCATTTACTTTtctctctgttttttttttggttatctATTAATTTTAGAGAAGGGTGTTGATCGATACTCAAAAGCATCGACGATAAAAGATTTTTTATATCAACAATTTGAATATTTACACCGTAAAGTTTGAGTCTTGGGAGGATTTATAATAAGTCTTATGGGGAAGTCTGGGAGTAGGAAAAAGAAGGGCACTGGAAACCAAACCCAGAGCCAAAACCAAGTTTCTGGAGGGGATAAGTCGTCGCCTCCTCCCGTTGCTAACGGCGGTGTTAATTTAGATTCTCCGGCTTACTTAAAAAGAGCCCAGGAGCTTAAGGAAGAGGGTAATAGGAGGTTTCAGGCTAAGGACTATTTAGGTGCCCTCCAACAATATGAAAATGCCCTTAAACTTACCCCTAAAACAAGTCCTGATCGAGCAGTCTTTCACAGTAACCGAGCGGCTTGTTTGATGCAAATGAAACCTATTGACTATGATGCTGTGATATCAGAGTGTACTTTGGCGCTTCAGGTACAGCCCCGGTATACCCGAGCTCTTTTAAGGAGAGCTCGTGCATTTGAGGCGATAGGGAAGTATGAAATGGCCATGCTGGATGTGCGAGAACTGCTAGCTTTGGACGCCAATAGCCATGATGCTTTGGAGATTGCTGAAAGATTGAGGATGGTGTCCGGACCTCGCACAGAAGCCCAGCAGGACCTCCAAAGCCGGCCATCGCCAGCTGCATTGGGTGCTTCTGCGGTTCGCGGGGCCCCAGTTTCCGGCCTCGGTCCTTCCTTGCCAGCTAGACCTTTGTCTAAGAAGCCGTCACATTCAGCTGCAGGAGCTGCTCTACCATCTAATAATAAGTCAGAAAAGCTTTATCCAATTCCGCCCACTGTAAATGACGGAGATACCAAAATCCAGTTTCCAAAAGTTGTCTTGAAGCCTTCAAATGGTTCTTCAAGATCCAACACTGATGTTAGTAAGGATAACCAGAAGGAACAGTTGCTTGGTCAACCAAATTCCCTTCCACTTTATGAGCAATCTACACGCTCTGCAAACCGATGGAGACCGTTGAAACTTGTCTATGATCATGACATAAGGCTTGCAGAAATGCCAGTGAATTGCAGTTTCAAAGAATTGAGGAATGTGGTTAGCAAACGTTTCCCCATGTCAAAAGCTGTCCTGATAAAATACACGGACAATGATGGCGACTTAGTGACTATAACATGTACCTCAGAACTTAAAATGGCTGAGTCACGCGTCGATGCCCTTATTCTGAAAGATATTGATGCTGATAAAGGAGATTCTATTGGTCTATTGAGGTTGCATATTGTTGAAGTGAGTCCTGAGCAAGAGCCACCTCTActagaagaagatgaagagaagGCTCTTGAGAATGAGGGGGATAGGGGAGATGATGATATGTCACAAATTTCACCTGCTGATCCTGCAGGAAAACTTCTGGATGCTGATATTGATAAACCAgaaaatttttcacaaaaagaaAAATCCGGAGCACCGGAAGATCACGATTACAAGGAGGTGGAGATTGATGATTGGTTATTCGAGTTTGCACAGCTCTTTCGGACCCATGTTGGGATTGACCCTGATGCTCATATTGATCTGCATGAGCTTGGTATGGAACAATGTTCGGAAGCACTTGAGGAAACAGTGACCAGCGAAGAGGCTCAAGGCCTTTTTGATAAGGCAGCCCTGAAGTTTCAGGAGGTCGCTGCTCTTGCCTTCTTTAACTGGGGAAATGTTCATATGTGTGCAGCTAGGAAAAAAATGCCAATAGATGATTCATCTGGTAAAGAGATAATGGCCACACAGCTTCAAACTGCATATGATTGGGTAAGAGAAAAATATTCTCTTGCCAAAGAGAAATACGAGGAAGCTCTATCGATCAAACCGGATTTTTATGAAGGGTTGTTGGCTCTGGGGCAGCAACAATTTGAAATGGCCAAACTTCATTGGTCATTTGTACTAGCAAAGAAAGAGGACTTGTCTAAGTGGGATCCTACTGAAACTATTAGCCTTTTTGATAGTGCAGAAGAAAGAATGAAGGCTGCAACTGAGATGTGGGAGAAGCTGGAGGAACAGAGGGCTAAAGAGTCCAAAGATCCTGTTGTGAACAAGAAGGATGAACTTTCGAAAAGAAGGAAGAAACAGGGTAGTGGTGCAGAAGGTGACACCTCTGGCATAGGAGGTCGAGAGGAAATTTCTCCAGAAGATGCAGCAGAGCAAGCTTCAGTGATGAGATCTCAGATTCATCTATTCTGGGGTAACATGCTTTTTGAGAGGTCTCAAGTAGAATGTAAATTGGGCTTGCCTGGTTGGGAGAAAAATCTTGATGTTGCAGTGGAGCGTTTCAAACTTGCTGGAGCTTCTGAAGCTGACATTTCGACAGTTGTGAAAAATCACTGTTCTAAAGAAGCCACTGCGGAAGTGCCCGATTCTTCAGCAAATAACAGCATGCCGTAACTATCATCTTGTCTTGTCTTGGGGGAAGAGTTCCCTACCGTATTTTGGGtcaaatcagaatttttattgtcACGTCCTTGTAACCTTTTGGGCTGCAACACGACTCCTGAAATAATTTCActgaatttttcaaatgattttaccATTTCTGTTTGACTTGGTTCATTTGATCCTTGAAACTTAAATTGTTCCATCTTGATTTATGAGAGCATTAAACTGGCGATGTTTCTTCATGTTCTTCCACTTGTTTTGCTCGTGTAAAATGGCTTAATGTCTTGGTCCAACTTATGCATTTTAATTTCAGGTTATCTGAAAAATAACACTACAGTCTGTGTAGCATGATAGATAGAAAATGCTTTACTAGAATTATGGCTGACTTGGGAATACATTTTGATGTTGAGTAGAACATAATGATGAAgttaatctttaaaaaaaatctagaaAAGTTTTATTTACACGAAAAGGATTAAAAGAGGAAATTCCAAAAATGTGGCGGTAATTAGATTTTCATGTTCCTTTAGCATTTATCAATACTTTCAGATGCTTGATCTTTCGTTGGTTGAATTCATGTACCTCGGTGAAAGCTCGCATTAAAATTGATCCCAACTCCAGTTCTTTCTTTTGCGATCTTGTGCTTGTACATTGAGTTTGAAGATCACTTGAACTATTCTTGTATAGTTCTCCTGTTTGATTAGTTCTGTATTATATTCTGCACACTTCTCCGCTTCAAATTTTAAGAGGCGTGATATTCACGATTTAAATACCAATCACATCTCCGGAGTCAGCAAAGAGTGATGAAGCTAAGTTTCCACAGTTCAACCGATGCATGAACGACCTGGACATTCTTCTGCTGTGCTCTCAAACTGTCTGAGCTTTATCAATCTGTGAGTAACATCCGTAAACCAGCAACATACACGTCTGAATCATAATTTACATTGCATTATTCTTTTGAGCTGATATTCTTCATTAGTACTGATCTAGCTTTAGTTTACCCCGTACCATTTAGAATCTTATATTTACTCGGCGGCATGAAATGTTTACAGAAACGTTTGTACTTCTATAGTTGCACAACATGAACAAATTAATCTACTTTGTAGCTCTTTCTTATTCTTATTTTACGTGGTGTTTTCTGGGATGATATGCTGGTTTGTTGGATTTCATTCCACATTCTATATGATATCGTAAGATTTGGTACACGATTCTTTTGAATGATTCTTGGTCGCTAAAAGGCAATGGTAACCCAATTATTGAGGACGAGTAGCTGGGTACATTTTAGGGACTTGCTTCTGTATGAAAACTATTCCAAATGAATGCAAGAAATTATTTGTGGCTTCTATGTTTACTTTTCTTCATTATCATTCATTCCATGTTTTTACCGCTGGGAAGGCTAAAATTTCGTAGACAAGCACTTTTAAAAGTCGAAGTCTCTGGGAAAAATTGTGGTATTCCACAAATGAGTCATAAGTTACTAAAAGTTTGTCCCTTTTTCTCTTTATTATTGCTTTCACTGAGGGCTGCTTTTCGAGTAGAAACGAAACACTCTCTAAAAGgtggttttttttataaataaataaataaataataattttactcGAAACCTTCAAGCATTATTGGAACACCTCAACAAGTttaaagaagaaagaaagataGATCTCACATCAAAATAGAAACTTGAAGTCGATTGAGATATACAGAAATTCTCTTTAAACCCATCTTCATAATCCACTAGTCTAACCAATACAAGCCAACCAAACCCTTTGAACTATAAAATATAACATGATTAACAGACTAACAAACACCCTCAGTTGTTTTTTTAAGTTTCCATTTACTTTCAGTGGTACTTAAGCAGTTGCAATTGGATCCAATTTAGCCGCGTTTTCCATGTTCTTGAAAGCTTCAAATCTTGGCTCCTTGGCTTCGAACTTGACTCCTACATATAGCTTCATGTAATCCTCGAAAACGAACTTCGGGTACAGATCTTTGATCTCTTCCTTCTCAACCAATGCTGGTGCCGGATAGATCACAGCATCACTGCCTGGATTGTAGAATGATGCAATTGACATTCTAGTTCCATCTGTCTGCGCAATCACTCGGTGCAGCACGCTCTTGTATTTCCCATTTGTTATCACCTTCATAAAAAATGGATGAAAAAGAAACTTaagcaagattcattaccatcCATTTTGTCAGCCCAAATTTTTGGATTTCGCgcatgattattttaaaattccatGTTTCACTCCTGCACACACGCCTGCCCTCAATTCACTAGTTAGACCCAAGGGCAGAGCCAAGATCCAAGTGTTCTGGATAGTGAGACAGAATTTTGTTAAGGAAAGCCCGTACGCACTTTTTTTTAAGCACTTGCAAACACTACCCCAAAAAGGCTGGAGGAAGAGGATGAATGGCTAAATGGATTTTCGGGAAAATCAGATCACTTAAAGATTTGTTTGTCTCTATCTTACCCTGACTCATAAACTAATGGCTCATAGAATATAAAGTATTACCTCAAGCTGGTCACCAATGTTGATGACAATGGAATGGCGCATGGGCGGAACGTCGACCCATTCGTCGCCTTTGAGTAGCTGCAGGCCGCTGACCTTATCATCTTGGAAGAGAAGAATGATGCCACCGGCGTCTGTGTGGGCTCGGAGACCCTTGATCAGGTCTGGCTTGGGACACGGTGGGTAGTTGCTAACCTTCGTGCCAAAGGTCGGGCCTTTGGATCCATAGAATGCCTTTTTCAGATAACCCTTCTCAAGCCCAAGATTCTCACACAGCAAATCAAGAAGCTCCGCCGCCAATTTCTCAAGCTTGGCCGCAAATTCCTTCATAACTTTCCTGTCACCAGCAGTCAAAATATTCAGTACAAATCGTGTACTACCATGTCCAGTGAAAGGAGCCTAGCTAGCTACCAAGATGATGAAAACATCCATGTTctgcttattattattataaattggCATGCAATTTTTTTACACTCCCCTCGACCAGAATCCTTGTGTACGTGTGTCAAGTGTTGAGATAAAAACCTGTATTCATCTTCAAGATCAGGGATTTCTGAGATGTTCGAGGCAGGAAGATGGCGCAAGAAGAAAGTGCTTTCCCAGTCCAAATCAGTGATTTCAGACTGAACAGAGTCCAGCCCTTTATTCGCCACCATTTCCTTGAATCTTTGCTCCATAGTTCTCTTGTAGTGCTCCTTCGTCAGCCTCTCCACTGTGTCCAAAAACTCAGGAGCAATCCCATGATTCACCAGCTGTTAAAGATCACACAATCGAACCAACACTCAGCAAAAACAAATCATAGAATCAAGATTATGTATTGTGTATCATGATAATATATAACTACATATACCTCAAAGAAACCCCAGTTTTCACAGGCATCTTTGATGATCTCCATGGTTGCAGGCCTCTCATCTCCATTGAGATTCTCCATGTTAACCACAGGGAAAGTTGCCATTTTCACTGCTTTGCTTCTCTCTTTGTGAGTACAGTATATTATTGCTGATGGATCCCGATTGTGCAAAGGGAATAGCTCCTGGAGGGCAATTTATAGAAGGAGCAAAGGCTGCATCTTTGGCGCAATTAAGGTGATTGGATTAGttaataattatttgaatttatcatgttaaaattaattatatgatAGTCAAATTATTAtattgcaaaaataaataaatattggagaTATTATATATGCTAGTTGTATTCAAATGGCATATATCCAAATCTAGCTAGCTAGGAATGTAGGAACAAGACTCGTGTAGGATGTATGTGAATCACATCTACATGGACCCCTACCAACTTTGGATCAATTctccaaataaataaattaaacaaacaattaataacaTTGCTTCTTCAATAAATAAAGAGATAGTAGCTATATATACTTATTAACAAAGTACTTTTCACATACATAAAAAAAAGTTAAATGTAGTGAAGAAATCACTTTAAAACCATAACTTTTCAAATTTCCGATGATATCACGGTTGAATTCTCACAACTCCTATAGTTTTTAATGATTAAAATGGCTTCCACttgtaaaaattttaaacttcaagTGTGGTGGCGGCTCATAAATGGTGGCCAAAGGGAGAGTTTGAGGCGGCTACTGTGCTGTCCATGCACgagttattatttttaatcccatggttgataaaataattcgagtttaaaaaataaaggcCGATGTctgtttttcaaaatatttagtTAAATTTCTAGTTGCAATAGTAGATTAAGATGTGTTTAAACGATAAGGGCTGATGATCTTAACCGGtatattttgcatttttaaTCATGCTATATCAATGAATTTTAGTTCACTTATTTGTACGTTTTGTTTTTCACTTTTTGGTCATTTTTCACGGAGTGTTGGAGTTGAACATTATCATATCAGTATTCCGATGAAAATAGACCAAAATtacaacaaaaaatatatacaaattagTAGGCTAAAACTACGCATTGATCGATAacataacaatttttttttttaaaaaaagtgtaaGTTACATGAtagaaaatatcaaaataatgttattttctttttgtttctatttaaatatcaattaaatatattgaATATTCTATTTGGTTTTGACATTTTTTAGAGTACATGCATCTTCCAACGTGCTTCAATATTTATTTCTAATATCTTAATCTTAATATTTAATCATGTCGAATGTGATCTTAGATTTATGAGTAGTTTGATTGTACATCTTTACCATCGATTAGTATTCGGGGATTAATTGGATGAGATCAATAGTTTTGGCCGGCGTAAGCTACTTAAActttatattaaatttatattggtacactaattttttttttttttaaaatattataaattagttTTAAAGTGTGCACGTATGTACATGTAGTAGACATGCATACACTCACACACGTTTTAATATATAAGAATCTCCAAAATAAACCCAAAGCTACCACTAACCAAAAAAATCAACCATACTTTATTGTCTAGCAATTTAGAATATAGGAATCTCTTAATTAATAGACCCACATAAGGAAATAAATGGGGATGAACTCAAGTAGAACCTTTAACATGTACTTAAaaagccaaaaaaataaagagaaaagtTGAAGATGTGAAACCTTACCGACATGGATGGTGAAAAATAACCAAATGATGTCTTTGGATTGATTAATTTAGAGTTAAGAATTTCAAATTCAGAGTATTAATTAAATACGTCCAATTATTCAGGTGTTTATGAAATCAATGgattaattaatttgaaattcatatcttaaaagttttttttacttGTTTACTAGTTAATCCAATGGATTTCAAGTTCACAAAAAATAGGGCCATTTGAAATCCTTATATCAAATCAAAATACAACATAAGGTTATACTTAAATGGAAAGATTTGATTCGGCCGAAGGGATGAATTTTATTAAGCACATTTACATAGATTAGTAAATGAGTGTATTTTAAATCCACCAAACTTAAATTCATCAACAGTCAAATGAATTTTAAATCAATATGTGGTTTCAAATCCTTCGATTCAAGTTCACTCTAATGTTATggttgaattgatgaattttaaatttattgacTTGCTTTGATGAACAAAGATTTTGTTTGAAGATattgaaggaagaatttgaaaCTGACTCTATattgaaatgaatttgaaaTCCACCTCCATGCCGCAAAAAATAACTAGTTGGTCAAGATTTGAAAATCCTTGTTATATATGTTCTATATATTTGAAATCAAAATGCAAACGAAGTAAATTTCAAGTACACTCATATCAATATAAAAACTCTTGTGAGACCGATCTTTTAATTGGATCACGTATGATAATGTataaatttttatgtcaaaattataactatttattgtaaatatgagtgtGTTTGATCCGTCTCACGGATAAAGATCCGTGATACCGTTTCACAAGAGACCAACTTCATATCAAATTATTCAATTCAAGTAATACAATGGATTTCAAATACAGTGAAAATGAGTTTTATTTGAAATACATCGCTAATTAATCAAATATCCTGTGCAAAATTCACTAGCTAAAAACACCAATCTTTCAATACTGCGCACGGATTATTTTATGCTACACCTGGAGTACTTCTCCCCtatgatgtggtcaaatattAGTCATTGGATCATCCACACACATTTTATTTCCATAAAAATACAAGGGACCCACATGATTTAATGGTGTTGAATTAGGAGGTGAAACACTCCCGATGTAACATAGACTAACCCACTGCGCACAAACATGTGCATGCATATATAGCACCCGTACAGTGTGTCTTCATGGCACCGTGCAAATTGCATACttagatttatttttatatttttcggCTGGatcttcaaaattcaattaaggAAGATTTTGTAATAATATAAATCAGGATCTTACAAATAATGTTGcctacaattgatgataaataGTCAATAGGTTAATTATTaatcaatatataataataCAAATTACTATATAGCAACATCATATATGTGGTCCAATGTGTATGAAATCGTATCCTACAAGAATTTGAATTATTATAGCTAGCATTCGGTCACATTAAATATCCTTAAATTGCATTTTCAACCCGAAATAATTAgggcaacttgtagataactccctaTATCAAATataactttcaatttactccctatatttgtctttccgaaaatgcccttgttgttattttaatcattattatttctttaattatcaaatgtggaatcgaattcaaaatctgattcacttgattcatcaagataataaatattttcatcgtcagatgaaaattcaattgtttttaCAGGATAGAAtacaatagtatatatttcttcaagaagtttaattttatttttcttttcgtttcgttttgaacattcattcgcataatgtccttcttcgttgcacaaccaacatgtgcaattctttcctttaccctttgggcaaggtggttttttgttatcaaactttttataaaattttcttttataaggttttctgaagaaattctttttaaatttctttttcttatagggaataaattttttattaaaagatttataagatttattaaatttattttgtttctgtcgttttaaatatttgtgtgacatgtttgttttgcaaccgtattcttttactgtatatatattaaatctttaaatttttattaaatcaaGCATgctattttttattcaaaaaaaatctTGAGAGCgggatttttttaataaaacgaCTCACAAATAATACTTTTATATACGTAAAATAAATTGACTCGATCAAtacatataataaaaaataataattaaaatttatacgTAAAACGTTCATGAGTTTTGGGAAACCGTGATTAATGTATTGGCGGCTAGCTATTTCTATTTCCTTTATTTAAGTCAACTTgttctttttttcaaaaaatattactGGTTATTCCGTTTCAAATTGTtccatttttatataatatatgtgaCAAAAACTacataagatttttttaaaaaatataaaatcagATTTCTATAGTAGTGTATTTTacaagtttttaatttttaacttGTTTAGAAA
It encodes:
- the LOC140886125 gene encoding protein CLMP1-like isoform X1, which translates into the protein MGKSGSRKKKGTGNQTQSQNQVSGGDKSSPPPVANGGVNLDSPAYLKRAQELKEEGNRRFQAKDYLGALQQYENALKLTPKTSPDRAVFHSNRAACLMQMKPIDYDAVISECTLALQVQPRYTRALLRRARAFEAIGKYEMAMLDVRELLALDANSHDALEIAERLRMVSGPRTEAQQDLQSRPSPAALGASAVRGAPVSGLGPSLPARPLSKKPSHSAAGAALPSNNKSEKLYPIPPTVNDGDTKIQFPKVVLKPSNGSSRSNTDVSKDNQKEQLLGQPNSLPLYEQSTRSANRWRPLKLVYDHDIRLAEMPVNCSFKELRNVVSKRFPMSKAVLIKYTDNDGDLVTITCTSELKMAESRVDALILKDIDADKGDSIGLLRLHIVEVSPEQEPPLLEEDEEKALENEGDRGDDDMSQISPADPAGKLLDADIDKPENFSQKEKSGAPEDHDYKEVEIDDWLFEFAQLFRTHVGIDPDAHIDLHELGMEQCSEALEETVTSEEAQGLFDKAALKFQEVAALAFFNWGNVHMCAARKKMPIDDSSGKEIMATQLQTAYDWVREKYSLAKEKYEEALSIKPDFYEGLLALGQQQFEMAKLHWSFVLAKKEDLSKWDPTETISLFDSAEERMKAATEMWEKLEEQRAKESKDPVVNKKDELSKRRKKQGSGAEGDTSGIGGREEISPEDAAEQASVMRSQIHLFWGNMLFERSQVECKLGLPGWEKNLDVAVERFKLAGASEADISTVVKNHCSKEATAEVPDSSANNSMP
- the LOC140886125 gene encoding protein CLMP1-like isoform X2, with amino-acid sequence MAMLDVRELLALDANSHDALEIAERLRMVSGPRTEAQQDLQSRPSPAALGASAVRGAPVSGLGPSLPARPLSKKPSHSAAGAALPSNNKSEKLYPIPPTVNDGDTKIQFPKVVLKPSNGSSRSNTDVSKDNQKEQLLGQPNSLPLYEQSTRSANRWRPLKLVYDHDIRLAEMPVNCSFKELRNVVSKRFPMSKAVLIKYTDNDGDLVTITCTSELKMAESRVDALILKDIDADKGDSIGLLRLHIVEVSPEQEPPLLEEDEEKALENEGDRGDDDMSQISPADPAGKLLDADIDKPENFSQKEKSGAPEDHDYKEVEIDDWLFEFAQLFRTHVGIDPDAHIDLHELGMEQCSEALEETVTSEEAQGLFDKAALKFQEVAALAFFNWGNVHMCAARKKMPIDDSSGKEIMATQLQTAYDWVREKYSLAKEKYEEALSIKPDFYEGLLALGQQQFEMAKLHWSFVLAKKEDLSKWDPTETISLFDSAEERMKAATEMWEKLEEQRAKESKDPVVNKKDELSKRRKKQGSGAEGDTSGIGGREEISPEDAAEQASVMRSQIHLFWGNMLFERSQVECKLGLPGWEKNLDVAVERFKLAGASEADISTVVKNHCSKEATAEVPDSSANNSMP
- the LOC140886126 gene encoding 1-aminocyclopropane-1-carboxylate oxidase 3-like, whose amino-acid sequence is MATFPVVNMENLNGDERPATMEIIKDACENWGFFELVNHGIAPEFLDTVERLTKEHYKRTMEQRFKEMVANKGLDSVQSEITDLDWESTFFLRHLPASNISEIPDLEDEYRKVMKEFAAKLEKLAAELLDLLCENLGLEKGYLKKAFYGSKGPTFGTKVSNYPPCPKPDLIKGLRAHTDAGGIILLFQDDKVSGLQLLKGDEWVDVPPMRHSIVINIGDQLEVITNGKYKSVLHRVIAQTDGTRMSIASFYNPGSDAVIYPAPALVEKEEIKDLYPKFVFEDYMKLYVGVKFEAKEPRFEAFKNMENAAKLDPIATA